Within the Solidesulfovibrio fructosivorans JJ] genome, the region AGCGTACCTTTCTCGGGAGTGCCTCAATTCTTTGCGCAAACAGCGTAACCATAGGCAGTGATGTTCTGATCGCCTTTGATGTGGTTATCGCGGACCATGATTCCCATTCCCTGCATTTTTCCGAAAGAAAAAACGATGTGCTTTTTTGGCGGCATGGCGTGAAAGACTGGTCGTATGTGCAGGGGGCGCCGATACGCGTGGATGACAAGGCTTGGATTGGTATGCGCGCGACAATCCTCAAAGGCGTGCACATTGGGGAAGGCGCGGTGGTCGCGGCCTGTTCGGTGGTCACCCGGGATGTCCCCCCTTATGCCGTGGTGGCGGGCAATCCTGCCAGAGTGGTGCGCATGCTCGATCCTGCCGGCCATACCGAAGCGCCGAATCCGCCGGCGATGACCTGGGAGCAGGCCGTGGCCTGGCTCCGGGAGCAGCCGGACCAGGCCGCCCTGACTCGGGCGTGTTATTTCGACGATCCCCTGCTCGAGGCCGTAAAGCGTTACCACGACGAAGGGGAATGGGCGGCCGTGCGGGAATTGCTGCCCACGCCGGGTGGCAAGGCCCTGGACGTCGGCGCGGGGCGGGGCATCGCTTCCTATGCTCTGGCCGCGGATGGTTGGGAAGTAACGGCCTTGGAGCCGGACCCCAGCCGACTGGTTGGGCATGGAGCCATTGAGGAGATTGCCCGGGCCACAGGTCTCCCGATTCGGGTGGTGGCCGAGCGCGGTGAGCGCCTTCCCTTTCCCGATGACAGCTTCGACGTGGTTCACGCCCGGCAAGTGCTGCACCACGCCTCGGACCTGAACGCTATGTGCCGGGAACTTGTGCGGGTGCTGAAGCCGGGCGGCGCGCTTTTGGCCACGCGGGAGCATGTGCTAAGCAAACCGGAGGACCTGCCGGCCTTTCTGGCCGTTCATCCCCTTCACCGCCTGTATGGGGGGGAAAACGCCTTCACCCTGGAGGCCTATCTTGCGGCCCTGCGTCAGGCCGGGGCGTCCATCAAGCGCGTATTGAGCCCTCTGGAATCCCCAGTCAACACATTCCCTGCCACTCCCGATCAGGTACTCGGACAGGCCGCCGCAATTCTCAAACGCCCCGCGGCCGAACTCGGGCCCAGGGATGTGGCCAGGGCGAGCCGAATGCTCCAAACACCGGGCAGGTTGTTCAGCTTTCTGTGTGGGAAGAAGCGTCCGGCTTGATACCGCCTTGGAAAGGCGGGCGGGCTGCTAAAGTACGCCCCGCCGCGCAAGCGCCCGGCGCATGACGGCCCGGTAAAACCGCTCGAGCCGTCCACTTTGCCGCGGCGCGGCGAAAGGTGTCAGGTTTCGCGGGACCTGCCTGATGCGACGGACGGTCGTCAGTAAGCCAGTCCAGAATTCCCGGGACATGAGATCCTCGCGTCGGGCGAAAATGGCGCGATTGGCTGTGGCGGCGAATTGGGCCCGGTCTTTGTACTGGGGAGATACCATGATCGCCACATCCTGTTCCAAGGCGTCGCATATCCTGTTGCCCATGCCATGCAGAATTGTCGCGGTAGTTTCTCCTGTTTTGGCAGTATGATATACTGGTAATTCAATAAAGATGGCATCGAGAAGCACGTCAATTTTTGCGAGAAATCGTAAAAAGTGACGATGCGGCATGGTATGATGGAGCTGAAAACAGTCGAATTTTGCGAGCTTGTCTTTCAATTGTTCAACGGCAGGATTATTTTTTTCTTTTTCATAATAGGTCGGGACAATATGGACCATGATATTCGCGCCATCCATAACGGTTGCCATCTGTAATAGACATTCTCCAAACATGTAATCCATGGTGCCAGTGACCAGACAGTGCGTTTTCCCGTCGTAGTCACTGAGCTTGCTCGCCTGGATGGACGTTTCCACACAAACTTCAGGAAAAAAAAGAGCCGTTGTTTTTGGGCGAAGCATTCCGTTTTTATTGGCATACTTGAGGATTTTCGAGCGCATACACAAACCATCGACATTGCGAAACCAGGCCTTTTCGGCCGCGAGCTGCGGCTTGAAGCCGTGCCTTATGATAATTTCCGGATTGAAGATGACATTGATTAAATCATAGGCGTCCCCGACGACGGGAAAAGGCAGCGCACAGGTCAAGGCAAGGGTGGTCTCGTTGACATGCATATGGGTCGGGAGGTGAACGATGTCTGCGTCGAAGGCCACGACCTTTTCGATGATGGCGTTAAGGTCATGGGAACAGTCGCGGTAAAAGGACAACTCGTCGTAGAGAGACGGGGCAAGCGTCGTGTAGGGCACTGGCGCTTCCTTGAAGATTCCCTGAACCACCATGCCTCCCTGCTTGGCGCAGGCCATATGGCGGGTGACGCGCGGACTCACGTAATCCGTGATGAAGCTGACGCGAAGGGGGCGTTCCCCGGGGGCCCGGGGAGCGCGTACGAGCGGGGGCACGGGGATATATTTACCCTCCAGCGCCCGGGCATAGGCAAGATAGGCCTCCCGGCGGGTTCGAGAGGCGTCGCAAAAGGCCAGACATCGAGCCAGGTGGGGGATGTCGGGCGTCTTGGCGAGCCATTGGGCGAAGATTTCCCACAAGATGGCGAGTTGTTGCGCGGGAAGCCCTTGTTGTGGCGAGGCCTTGGGTGCGTAAGGTGAAAGCTCCGCCATGGTCTGCGACAGCTTGGCCATATCCGGTTGCGATGCGAAAAAGTTGTTTACGGCCGCGATGATCGTTTCCATTGAACCCGATGCGGCTGCTTGCAGCAGCTGTAACAGCGGAGAGTTCAAGTTCAATCCTTTCTCGATGAGTATGTGGGATATCCAAATGGCAGTCGTCCGCAGCTATATGCAATGATAATATCGAGTTGTTTATTTACTTTTTATGAAATCCGGCAACAATAATGTAGTGGCACATGGCATAAAATCCCGTGTGCAGCACTTCATCGTTCATGCCAAACACAATGACATTATGAAAATACTGATGCAATAAATCATAAAGTCGTTCGGCGGAAAAAAGGTTGACATGCCCCAGAGCACTGGCAGGAGAGGCATAGGGAGAAGCTGTAATGTTTGGCGTGCCAACGATACACATCCCTGTGCTATCCATGTTGTCGACAATGGTTTCCATATAGGCGTGTTCGTGCCTTTTTTCGATATGTTCGATCACGTCCATGGATATAACGGCGTCAAATACGCCGAAATTTTTCCCTATAAAGTCAGCGCACTGAAATGTGGGCGCGAAAGGCGACCGCTGGAAAGCCTGTGCCTGGGCAATGGCTTTGGCATCGAAATCCACTCCGAGGACCGAAGCGGCATGCTGCGCGAGGAGGAGCGTGCCCAGACCTTCGCTGCATCCCAGTTCCAATACCCTGGCGGATCTGTCGATGGGGAGAAGGCGCGCGGCGGACTTGTAGCGCGACAGAGAAAAAAGGAGGTGCTTGGGATCCTTGAGCAGGCTCTGACTGATGTAGGGCCCCAGTTGGACGGCTGGGATATCCAGAGCTATTTCCCGAACGGCTTGCCAACGCTTGTGGGAGTCATCCATGGAGCGATCCTTTCACGCCAGTGTTAGCGGTATTCTTGCAGGGCACAGGCATAGCTTTCGGGTGTGCCAATGTCCCTATGGTAGACATCATTATGAAATGTGGCGATGCGCCCCAAGCAGTACGGCAAGAGATCGAGACTTATCTCCGGCAGGGAGCCGGGGCGTGTGTCGAACATGTCGAAGATCACCGGTTCCATGGCAAAAACCGCCCCGTTTGCCTTGTTTCCTGGGGGGTGCGCACATTTTTCGAAAAACGTGGTCACCACACCGCGTTGATCCAGCTCCACGATGCCGCACTGGCTGGGCTGGTCGGTCTCGAAAGTCATCATGGTCAGCACGCATTCCGGGGGACGCCGTTTGTGGGCGCGCAAAAAGGCTGCCACGTCGAACCGGCTCAGGTTGTCGGCATGGGCCACAAAAAAAGTGCCCCCGTCCAATTGCCGCCGGTGGGCAAGGAGTGTGCCCCCGGTGCCAAGCAGGGCGGGTTCCGGGCTCAAGTGGACAGCATCGCGCCATGGCGAGGCGGTGAGATACTCTTTCACAGCCTGCGCATGGTGATGGATATTGACATAAATGGGCTCAAGCCCGGCATGAATGAGCATTTCCAGCCAAATATCCAATAAAGGGCGGCCGTGAATGGGGACCAAACATTTGGGGATGGTGTTGGTTATAGGGCGCAGGCGTGTTCCGAGTCCGGCCGCCAGAAGGATGGCCGGGATGGACCCGCTTGCGGCCTGGGTTGGTTTCATGCGTGCTGGCTCCTTGGGGAACGACTGCGGAATATGGCGGCGCGGGAGGCTTTACGCCGACTGCCGGACGCCTGAAGCGATTCCGGATCTGCTACACCAAGTTGCTAGCAAAAAATGTTCCATAAATCCGTGCTCTGTTCGACCAAAACGGCTGACGGCACGTAATGGATTTCTCTTCAGGCCGCATTCGACCCTTTCTTTTCAGGTTTGGCAAAGCCCTTGAGGTGGTCCCGATTGGTTGGACAGGTTGGCGGCGTGGTCAGGTTCGTGCTCATGCCGTCTTGGAGGCCGCGTGGCCTTCCTAGGGTGTCTATGGGACGACGACCGTCAAAAGCCGTATGCGGCCGCTGCCCTTTTTTCGAAATCCCGCAGGTGCATACTATTTGGCGATTTCTCGTCCATGCCAGCCACTCCTTCTGACCTGTTTTCGCATGTTGTATTCGTGGCTTCAGTTTTCAGGGATCAGTGTAGATACATGCGCAAGTAGTTTGTTGAAATCTTCGTCTGGACGCCGAGGAAACCGCGTCCAGGATACCGTTCTTCAAGCATTTTCCAGAAAGAAGCCTGCTCGGTAAGGCTGGCGTATTTTTGCTCCCATGTGCCATCTATCAGGGAAAGCATCTCCATAGCGGCGTCTTTGAGTTCCTGAGGCGAGTTATCTACCCATTCCATGGTACTGTACCATTTAACTGCATCTGGATTAGAATTATAGAGCCTATCGTCGACATGATCCAGTATATAATCCAGATCCTTGTATCTCCGACTGTTTTTTCTTCGCAAGTGCTTAAAAAGCACGAGTGTATTCGAATACACCGGCGGTCTATAATGAAAAATATGATTCGTAAAGAGCATGGGCCGGCGATATATCGAGGCCATAGCGCCTATGCCGCCAACATTGGCAAATAGGAAGAAACAACGGGCCGGCAGCCAGAGATCCATCAATTCAGAACGATATTTCGTGCTATAATCAATAATTCGTTTTGATGCCCACTTAAGTGGTTTTGCGACATGAAACCCGGTTCGAATGACGTAGTACCCCAATTCAGCCAAAAATAAGCAAGCCTCTTCATAGGAGTCGATATCGGCATACCTCTCCTCCCCACACCCAGGAGGAAATGTAGGATTACCCGCATATTTAATTTGGTCGTAAGCAGAATCGCGAACGAGAAGGCAAACAAAAGGGGCGCCGTGCGGCACGCCCATTCGTTCTAGCTCCTCCCGAGCTTGACGTTCCTCGGTCAGAGTAAATACAAGCGACGGAGGAGCATTAAACAGGCCAGGATCACGCGTGATATCGTAGGACGCCAAACTTTCTATCATAAGCGGAGAACCGACCACCTTATGAGCCAATCGTTCTCCATCACGAGAGAAATCAATATGACGCGCCCACATGGTGGTGAGTTGGCTGTTTAGACGGGTCATACTGGGAGGGATGCCAATAATATCCAAGCTGATGGGTTCTTGCCCTTGCTGCAGCGAGAAAAAGTACATCGACGGATTCATAATTGCATGGCCGATAGCGGCAGGACAAAGGCTTCCGAAACGAACGGGGGCCAATGGTTGCAGGGCCAAAGCGGCCAAAATGGCTTCTTGACATCCCGTCTCGGTGAGTTCGCCTTCCTGGCGTGGCAAGCCGGAGAGGTAGGCTTTGTACCAAATCCAAAGGCAGCGGCGCACGGTGGTTTTTTCCCAGATACGTTGTGCTAGGCAATGGGGACACAGCCATTCCCCGGAGCCAGAGTGAAGTTCTTGGGATTTTTCCGGACCAAACAGACACTGATTGTGGCAGCACGGGCAACGGTCTTCAAGGAGAACCTGTGGGGGGACGTCTGGTTGGAAAAGTAGGCCTCGGACCGAAGGTTCGGTAGGATAGCTGATGTCCACGCCTTTTTTAGCAAGGAATCTGATCCAGCGGTAGTCGTCATTGGCAGGGGGGAGATTGTCCCAGGCCGTGGGCTGACCTAAGCGTACCGATACGGCCTGGAGAAGGGGACGCTGGCCCGCCTGATCCAGGAGGTTATGATCAAGGCGGGAGAATAGGGATTTAGCCTGCTCCGTGGCCCCCAGAACAAGCAAAGTGCGTATCAAAAACAGCAGGTCGGTCTGGGAACAGCCTCCCACAAGGGAGGATGCCACGATGCCTAAAGATTTCTCTCGGGGCAGGGTGAAAAGCTCTCGGGTTAGCTGTATATCAGGAGGCGAAATGGCAGTCATGGATCCAGATCCTTTTTGATTCGTCTGAATTTAGGTGCCCGCGCACACCCTCTCTAGATATTTTCCGTAACATACCAATTTTGTTCAAATAGTTAGCACACAGCACAGGTGTAGGCGTTCAGGGCGAAAATGAGCGCCCTTTTCAGGCCGAATATTATAGCTATGGTCGAATCGAAACGCTAGCTTGGAACTTGCCCTTTCCCATGTCTATCGGTGCCTCCACAGACATCGTGCTCAACGACAGGGGCACTGAACCAGACAATGAAGGGTCTGTTTGCAAATTTTGCGACGCAATGACCTTCACTCTGGAGTTTTAATCATGGATTAAGAAACCTCCGTCCTTCTGAACATCGTGGCTCCCATGGGTATCGTGGATGCGCGCGGCCCTTACTTCCGACAGTCCTCACATGGCCCAGCGGAAGCGAAGCGGTAGAGTCCACGGATGTGGTGTAAATTCTGGAGTCGTCCAGGCCGGGGGGGGTACCTCCAGCCTGGGCGAGGTGGCCATATGTGGCCGGGGCTATCGAGGTCGAACTCGGGTGGGCGACACGGAAATTGTGACACCAAGTCGTCCAAAGAAAAACGATACGCCTTCCCAACGCCGCAAGGCTCGGCTGCGTTTCCGCAGACGCGCCGGAATCGAACCCGTGATCGGGCATGTCAAACAGGATCACCGCATGGCGAGGAATTTCCTGACAGGAGTGCTCGGTGACGCCAACCTGCTCATGGCCGCCGCAGCTTTCAACTTCAGGAAGTGGATGCGCAAGATGGCGCATTGTTTTGTCCTCATCCTGTTGTGGCTACGTGGCGAGACAAGAGATGATCTCCCCACACAACCCGTCGGATAGCGCCGAAAACACGTTTTTCAGGATCGACTCTATTACCTTTTCAACAACAAACTGCACCTTCAAAGCAAGTTGAATCGATGCTGCTTATGGATTCAGGCTATGGTTTAACCAGAAGTCCTTGGCCGGTCGGCAGGGGCAGAATTTGAACGCCATGACGATCGGCAAAGTTATTCCACGCATTGCGTTGCTCTCCTGTCCACCAAGCGTAGTTGTAGTCATCCAAAACGATCATGGCGCCCGAAACAAGTCGCGGCCAGAGATATTCACCTGCCGCAATTTCTGTAGAGGCCACGTTCATATCGATTGACGCATATGCAATGCGGTCGGATTGGATTTGATCAAGAGTTTCTGGAACACGTCCCCGTATAAGTAAAGCATTTTTGAATTGGCTAAAATTCTTTTTAGCAAGTTCATAGCACTCAGGATGATGTGTTTTGTTATACTCGCGCGTAGCTTCACGAACGTCATCGGAGACGTCCTGCAGTGGTATGCCATCATATGTGTCAAGGAGATAGAATTTTTTATTGGTATTTGAAAAATCCGTATATTCCATGACCGCCCGAGAAAAAACACCTGTATTAACTCCACATTCTACAAAATCTCCATCAAGATGCATTGCGTGAGTTGCGGCCCATAAGAGTACTTTTACGCGCCACTCGCAACGCATTTCTCCGAACTTATGACCGGTTGCATGTCCTGCCTCATATGCAGCTTTGAACCGAGGTTCCTCCATCCAGTCCGTGCCATGTTCCGTGATTAAACTGTCTTGGCAATACGTAATATGCTTACTATCTATTACGATGTGGCTTAAAAAAGGACGTGTCGCTTCTTCTACAAATTTTCTAACTGTCTTCCATTCCATGTTTGCTCCCTTCTGTTGCTTTTGAGGTTGTCTGGGGCGCTTTGCCAGCATTTCTGAGTTTACTGCAAAAAAACACCTACAGCAGGCTTTATTGCGCCCCAGGTCTTCTATTGTAGGGGTAAACCCAATAAGCGAGTCCTCGCCGTAGACAATGACCCGCAGGGGAATTTTTCGGAGAACTTTCGAGACACCTGCAACCCGGCCTTCTGTTAAAGACGCAACGCTTTGTCGGGTCTCATGGCGTGCCCCAATTGCTCCATAAAAACCACTATGCCATTCCGCTTGGCTGGAGTCCCCTGCTGTTTGGGAGAGTGGCATTTCCTGACCGTATTCTTCGTCGCGATTCGCTTGTTGCATCCCGTTGCGATAATTTCCGATCAGACAGTTCGAAGTCCGCTAGACCTGGGGAAATTCCCTAGCCAGGCAAGGTGAGTGTTTCCGGATAAACATAGCGTACCGTCGGCGTCGATGCCTGGACGCGGTCGTGGATGGCCGCGGCAATTTCCCGTTTGAAGGCCACGAAAATGGTCGCCCCTTGCGGGATGCGGTCTGGCGACACGATCTCAATGCCATAAAGCCGCATTCCGTTCATGGCAGGGTTGTCGTCCACGAAAAAATCGACCTTGTCCGGAGCCAGCGAGCCAAGCCAACCCCCCATGCCGGACACACCATACAGACCGAATGGAGGATGCCCGGCGAGTTCACCAACCACAAGATCACGCTGGGTTTTCAGCCAGGCCAGAATTGCCTTGCCACGGGCCAGGTTGGCGGTATCCGGCACGATGTCCGTTTTCGGGTTGCCGGCGGCAAGCACCATGGCCAGTTCCCGGCCGGAAACGGCCTGCAACGGCGCGTCGGGAACCAAGCCGGCCAGGGCTACGGCCGTTTCTAGCGTCCGGGTCGTATAGAGTGAAACATGATCACCTATCACGAATTCGGAATACAGCTCCAGATAAGACGGGACCCGTACGATGATCCTGCCGCCGGGGCGTAACAGCCCGCGTAGAGCCCGCAGCACCGCCACCGGCTCGATCAGATGTTCCAGTACATGGTTAAGCGTGATCAAGTCGAAACGCTGGTCTACGGCATCTATGCCATCTGTAAAAATGCCGTTTACTCCTGCGATGGCGGAAAGCTCGTCCACTTTGTCGGTGGTGATATCGTAGCCGTAAAGCGCCCATTTTTGGAAGACACCGTGGAAGTCGCGCAGAAAGAAACCGTGTCCACAGCCAAAATCCAGCATGGTCCCGTGTTCAGGGAGGTGCAATGAATTCCGGATACTTGTGGCGACCGCAGCTCCACGGGACATGACCGTGCCATTGCAGACGTCGATTTGTCCTCCCGGGAGAACGTAGCCGTTGGAGTATATACCAAGAACATTTTCCCGAAACGTTTCGTCGATATTTTTTTGCAGGTGGCCACAGGTATGACAATATAAGGCGCTACTCGGTACATCGAGTATTCGCAAATCGGAACTTATACAGCCCAAATTGACGGAATCAATTTTTTCCAACGCCCCTTGCCCACAAACAAGACATATATCTTGTGCGTCCATGCTGTCGTTCCTCTTTGCTTTTTCCGTTAGAATGTCGCGTCAACGACCGCGATGGCTGCGGCAATATCCTGGTCCAACATCTGCTGGGCTTTTGCTAACTGGCGCGCTCTGGTTTGGCGGACGTCCATCCCCGTATCCACGAAACGACGCCGCAACATGTCGCCCCGGACGAACTCGTTGCACAAAATACAACACCACTTCAGTCCGAGAAGCGGCAGATAGGCCCGTACCCGGGCCGCGAAATTCCCCGCGTCGCTAAAGATAGCCTTGAATTCCTTGACCACGATGCGCTTTTGGTCCGGGGAAAGGGGGAGGCCGCAATGCAACAGCGCATCGCTTAAAAGTTTTGCCGGGTCGTCCCAACCGAAATACTCGAAATCCAAAAATTGCAAGGGACCGGAGGCGGGGGCAAGGGTGTTGTGCAGGCCGAAATCCGAGGGGCTCAACGTCCAAAATCTTTGGGGCAACTGGTGACCGAGGGTGCCCAGTCGTTCAACGGCCATCGTTTTCCACTGTTCCAGGGCCGGCGCCAGTCGTCCTTCGACAAACGCGATGACCTCGGCCGCCAAGGGCGTTTGCGGATCGCAGGCACAAAGCCGCGCAAAGCGTTCCCGCACCTGTTTGACGATCTCTTCAGCGCATAGGCAGGCTTCCGAGGCGAACCCGATGCCGTCCGCCGGGGTCACTGCTCCGCGTAGGTCCCAAAGTCGTTTTGCAAACGCACCCATGGCCCGGGCGTGCTCCGGATCCCCCGGAAGCGGCGCTTGGCCAGGCAGAAAACTGTAAACGGCCATCCCCGCTGCCCGGTCATAGGCGATGGCTTCCGGCACTTGGACCATGGCGTGGGCGCGCAGAAAGCGCAATGCGCCGAATTCGGTGCCCAAGCGATCGCGGTGGTCATTGGGGTGGCAAAAGTACTGCTTGCCCACCCAGTTTTGGCCGTTGCCCCGCAGCAGCCAGACACGGCTGTTCCGTCCCCCTTTCAAGGGTTCAAGCGCGACAAGGGGATGCCGGCAAAGGTTGGAAAATGTCTTCTGGAGCGAATCATTCATGAAAGACAGATCCGTGCAGTTTCTCCGTGCCCGCCACAAGCTGGCAGGGATCGGGTTTTGAGCGAGCGACTCACCATCGCGACTCGATTGCTGGGAAAACACTACAACTGCGCCACTGTCTCCAGGGCATGGGCGACAATATCGTGTATGCCGAGATATTTATAGAGCCCCATGCGCCCGACGCGGATGATGTGCTCGGGGAGTGCGTCAAAATATTTTTGCGCCAACTCCAAAGCCTGCTTTGTGAAATATGGATAGAGACGATTTTTTCGAGACGGAAACTCCAGGCCAAGCAATGTATTTGGCGACACATGCCCGGTGAGTTTTTTATATTCAGTAATACGGGTATATGGTTCATCGTTCGCATAGTGGAGAAAATTTACGTGTTCTGGTAGAAGCTGTTCAATAGGAAGAACGAGATTCATGAAATCACGTCCCATATAAGGCAATGGGCCGTAGCATTGTCCTAGAAGATCATCTGCCGATATACTGCTGACAAGAAAGTCCGCATGCAGCCATTGTCCGTCCACGAGGACAGCGGGTTTTTCGATGTCATAGGCCTCAGCGGTGGTGTTGAGACGCACGGTGACGTTGGGGGCAGCGGCTGCACCGGCGAAGAAATCATCCCAGCCAGTGTTTTTTTTCGGGTAGGCAAGCTCGAAGTCCACGTAATCGCGGGACCCGGTTTTAATCCTGGGCCGGGTGAGCATGTGAAACGGGCCGTCTATGGCGGTGTTGGATTCCACCTGCCACATCTTGCGTGAATAGTCCT harbors:
- a CDS encoding TylF/MycF/NovP-related O-methyltransferase gives rise to the protein MQQANRDEEYGQEMPLSQTAGDSSQAEWHSGFYGAIGARHETRQSVASLTEGRVAGVSKVLRKIPLRVIVYGEDSLIGFTPTIEDLGRNKACCRCFFAVNSEMLAKRPRQPQKQQKGANMEWKTVRKFVEEATRPFLSHIVIDSKHITYCQDSLITEHGTDWMEEPRFKAAYEAGHATGHKFGEMRCEWRVKVLLWAATHAMHLDGDFVECGVNTGVFSRAVMEYTDFSNTNKKFYLLDTYDGIPLQDVSDDVREATREYNKTHHPECYELAKKNFSQFKNALLIRGRVPETLDQIQSDRIAYASIDMNVASTEIAAGEYLWPRLVSGAMIVLDDYNYAWWTGEQRNAWNNFADRHGVQILPLPTGQGLLVKP
- a CDS encoding aminoglycoside phosphotransferase family protein, with amino-acid sequence MNDSLQKTFSNLCRHPLVALEPLKGGRNSRVWLLRGNGQNWVGKQYFCHPNDHRDRLGTEFGALRFLRAHAMVQVPEAIAYDRAAGMAVYSFLPGQAPLPGDPEHARAMGAFAKRLWDLRGAVTPADGIGFASEACLCAEEIVKQVRERFARLCACDPQTPLAAEVIAFVEGRLAPALEQWKTMAVERLGTLGHQLPQRFWTLSPSDFGLHNTLAPASGPLQFLDFEYFGWDDPAKLLSDALLHCGLPLSPDQKRIVVKEFKAIFSDAGNFAARVRAYLPLLGLKWCCILCNEFVRGDMLRRRFVDTGMDVRQTRARQLAKAQQMLDQDIAAAIAVVDATF
- a CDS encoding class I SAM-dependent methyltransferase, with the protein product MDDSHKRWQAVREIALDIPAVQLGPYISQSLLKDPKHLLFSLSRYKSAARLLPIDRSARVLELGCSEGLGTLLLAQHAASVLGVDFDAKAIAQAQAFQRSPFAPTFQCADFIGKNFGVFDAVISMDVIEHIEKRHEHAYMETIVDNMDSTGMCIVGTPNITASPYASPASALGHVNLFSAERLYDLLHQYFHNVIVFGMNDEVLHTGFYAMCHYIIVAGFHKK
- a CDS encoding FAD-dependent oxidoreductase, whose protein sequence is MKSAIIIGGGFAGCAWALQLGRKGFDVTLIERLGWLGGGCKTFFEGGHPYTYGPRPLSGFPAGVTDLLEEFTPLRYFRHQLRTYVARDDAFYTFPPHADDIKTMPDHDRITRELAAVPVPPPPPANLEESWLTTVGPTLYGKFVKDYSRKMWQVESNTAIDGPFHMLTRPRIKTGSRDYVDFELAYPKKNTGWDDFFAGAAAAPNVTVRLNTTAEAYDIEKPAVLVDGQWLHADFLVSSISADDLLGQCYGPLPYMGRDFMNLVLPIEQLLPEHVNFLHYANDEPYTRITEYKKLTGHVSPNTLLGLEFPSRKNRLYPYFTKQALELAQKYFDALPEHIIRVGRMGLYKYLGIHDIVAHALETVAQL
- a CDS encoding nucleotidyltransferase family protein; the protein is MKPTQAASGSIPAILLAAGLGTRLRPITNTIPKCLVPIHGRPLLDIWLEMLIHAGLEPIYVNIHHHAQAVKEYLTASPWRDAVHLSPEPALLGTGGTLLAHRRQLDGGTFFVAHADNLSRFDVAAFLRAHKRRPPECVLTMMTFETDQPSQCGIVELDQRGVVTTFFEKCAHPPGNKANGAVFAMEPVIFDMFDTRPGSLPEISLDLLPYCLGRIATFHNDVYHRDIGTPESYACALQEYR
- a CDS encoding TIGR04372 family glycosyltransferase; this translates as MTAISPPDIQLTRELFTLPREKSLGIVASSLVGGCSQTDLLFLIRTLLVLGATEQAKSLFSRLDHNLLDQAGQRPLLQAVSVRLGQPTAWDNLPPANDDYRWIRFLAKKGVDISYPTEPSVRGLLFQPDVPPQVLLEDRCPCCHNQCLFGPEKSQELHSGSGEWLCPHCLAQRIWEKTTVRRCLWIWYKAYLSGLPRQEGELTETGCQEAILAALALQPLAPVRFGSLCPAAIGHAIMNPSMYFFSLQQGQEPISLDIIGIPPSMTRLNSQLTTMWARHIDFSRDGERLAHKVVGSPLMIESLASYDITRDPGLFNAPPSLVFTLTEERQAREELERMGVPHGAPFVCLLVRDSAYDQIKYAGNPTFPPGCGEERYADIDSYEEACLFLAELGYYVIRTGFHVAKPLKWASKRIIDYSTKYRSELMDLWLPARCFFLFANVGGIGAMASIYRRPMLFTNHIFHYRPPVYSNTLVLFKHLRRKNSRRYKDLDYILDHVDDRLYNSNPDAVKWYSTMEWVDNSPQELKDAAMEMLSLIDGTWEQKYASLTEQASFWKMLEERYPGRGFLGVQTKISTNYLRMYLH
- a CDS encoding class I SAM-dependent methyltransferase codes for the protein MDAQDICLVCGQGALEKIDSVNLGCISSDLRILDVPSSALYCHTCGHLQKNIDETFRENVLGIYSNGYVLPGGQIDVCNGTVMSRGAAVATSIRNSLHLPEHGTMLDFGCGHGFFLRDFHGVFQKWALYGYDITTDKVDELSAIAGVNGIFTDGIDAVDQRFDLITLNHVLEHLIEPVAVLRALRGLLRPGGRIIVRVPSYLELYSEFVIGDHVSLYTTRTLETAVALAGLVPDAPLQAVSGRELAMVLAAGNPKTDIVPDTANLARGKAILAWLKTQRDLVVGELAGHPPFGLYGVSGMGGWLGSLAPDKVDFFVDDNPAMNGMRLYGIEIVSPDRIPQGATIFVAFKREIAAAIHDRVQASTPTVRYVYPETLTLPG
- a CDS encoding methyltransferase domain-containing protein encodes the protein MADTVLPQYGLTVHPSARVSQNSILLREACCVTIGANSLIEGRLVFERAGGRIAIGERTFLGSASILCANSVTIGSDVLIAFDVVIADHDSHSLHFSERKNDVLFWRHGVKDWSYVQGAPIRVDDKAWIGMRATILKGVHIGEGAVVAACSVVTRDVPPYAVVAGNPARVVRMLDPAGHTEAPNPPAMTWEQAVAWLREQPDQAALTRACYFDDPLLEAVKRYHDEGEWAAVRELLPTPGGKALDVGAGRGIASYALAADGWEVTALEPDPSRLVGHGAIEEIARATGLPIRVVAERGERLPFPDDSFDVVHARQVLHHASDLNAMCRELVRVLKPGGALLATREHVLSKPEDLPAFLAVHPLHRLYGGENAFTLEAYLAALRQAGASIKRVLSPLESPVNTFPATPDQVLGQAAAILKRPAAELGPRDVARASRMLQTPGRLFSFLCGKKRPA